AATAGCACCCTGATTAGAGTGCATTACTGTCTGATAATTGACCGTTACCACTACCGTGCAGACAAGGAAAAACAATACTGTCCCGTAATCAAGGTTTGATTGGGATTAGCAAACAGTAAACAGTGCCTTTTTTGTTAGTTTACCTTTTTCTCTTTTACCTTTtcaatgttttgctttccttACATTCTGCTTCCATTTGAATGTTCTGAGGTCATCTAGTGCAATGGAGCTTCCTGAAAAATTGAAGTTCCTCGTTGCTTACTCCTGTACCCCTTGGGCAACTGTGTGAGCAACCCTGTGGAATATCATCTCTTAACCCTGCCTCCTGGCTCTCACACCATgccaaccccaccccacccccagtgCTCAGAGGGCACAAGCTATGCGTACTTTCATCATTAGTTGGGTTATAGCGTCAGTCTAACTTTGCTTTTACACTTCACCTTAGTTGAGGCTTTAccttttactttttagttttaaacaacgTTTACATTTTTAAGATGGTGCAGCTCAGTGCTGTACTCTGGTTCAGGCCTCCAATAACAGTCATCAAAACAGACTTACTTTTCATTATAGTAGCATCGTGAATTAAAGATTTAATCAAGCTTCATATTAAAATTCAAACCACTCAGACACTCataaaaaatgcattattctTAATGCTAGAAAAACATGTTGCCCATAGGCATGGCTCTCATTAGTGTTCTGAAACACGACTATTAACAGCAGACtttcttaacaaaaaacaaaaacacaagaacattttcATGCCGCGtcttatttaattaataataataatgataataaaaaaattcaaacaaactAGGATGGGTCCCAACATGTTGGTGTTTGCTTTAATAAACCATGAGGTTTTCTGCTTACTAATACAGCTGTCTGTACTGCTCTGTCTAGTGTGTCTACCAGCTGGCTTTGCTCCATTTACAATTACTTCTCAGCTGGATTTTTTGTTTTGAAGACTGATTCAAAACATTTTGGAGGCAATGTCAGAGCTTGTGTAACATGTTCTGCGTTCAACAGTATTATAACTGTCATGGCCTCACCGTCATCAACATCATCTCTTATCACTGTATGAAACTAGATCAAGGGTATGTAAAAATTCAAACCTCACCAATGCGTATTGACAATGTGCTCGAAAGGTATTAGGAATAATCAGACACCAACACAATCGTACAGGTAACAACAAACGTTTTACTACTCAGCTTCTAATAGAGCAGCATCACTGAGAGTCAAAGAGAATAGATATTACGGTAACACTTTAACTtaagtgtctgttcatgattatttcatgtgtattaagggtaatgttatgaagtcatgaaaagtatgtcatgaactcatgcttgtgacttgaattcaataggaatttcatttgaaatcagtaggaaatcatgtgttagttacattggaattacagacacttattttaaagtgttactgatatTACCCGTTCTCCTTGGGAAGTTGGGTCGCTGGAGCCTCTCTCTATCCTGATGTTTCCCGGGGGCACCTGAGCTTCACTGTCCTGCTTGCTAATTCACCTTTTTATTCCATTAGCTCTTTTTCCCAGCTTGCATCACCATCAGGCACTATACTGGCTGGGAAGAAGCAACAATCGGAAGCTAGTTGCGCTGACCTTTCACTTATCTCTCGTGACTTACATTCCCATAGCATTCAATGTCCCATAACACAACCTTGAAATGCTGCCAACGGCTCAGCGCATTCAGCATTTTCACACAGATCCCAACCTATCTGTACAATAGAGAGTTCTcttcacaatacatgtataaAAAGTTCAGTTCTCAGTAAGAAAATGTTATAGAGtactattaaaattaaaaatatattaaaatactaaaGGGATTAAAAGTAGGCCTACTAGATCTTTCAacgtgtttgtctgtttctttttagaATGTGTCTACATTTCTGAtgagtctttaaaatcttaaaaggagttggcaTAGTTAacccaatactttaagtgcagtgcggaaaccaggaccagggaCACGGTTGGAAATGGTGGAGATAGACCATGGACAGAGGGAAGAGACAGTTCTtcacacacacagtggtgagcACAAGGAATGGATTACCTAGCCGAATGACTTGGACCCTAACCCTTTCAGTGCTTCTCTTTgcaaggaatatccactagaaacggTCCTCAGGGCAGCAGATGATTCTAGAGCATTTGCCAAGCACTGCCACCTTTCACTTCCCGAGCTCTGCACCTCTCCGACatcaacccaccctgaccctaacccaaccccaaccctaagcAACCCCCAGCCctaaacccaatacctaaccctaaacatAACCCTTaggaatcatctgatgccctgaaGACAGTTTCTACTGGATATTCCTTTGTACTGCCTTCTCTTAGTGCCTTATGATAGGTACCTCATACCGttggaaatcacgttggaacctcacaggactaCATTTTTGTCCTGTTTTCATGTATACTTAATAAAGtgattacttttttaaattatagaatttaattattacataaataacactgtgtaacaatttttttttttttgttcctgggtagtaagtgttatttcctaattgcttatgcctcaaaagtatagaaaatggctattattccccacaaactttgcttttgtgaccaggacagtgatattttgaaatgtacctattttccagaacattccagatagattcagtgctgagtaaacttggagtaacttctagaactttctagaactttccagtaatataaatagtagtataaatacaggggccttaagcccaccagttcagtttagttccagctgcctaagtggatacatatctgcatttttctgagatggcatcaagaggctgcaagcatccggcagacgcattttgctatgtctgcggccaatttatcaagacaagagcgaaaaagtactccgtggaagcatctgctaagatgtgtgaggcctacaaggcatatttcggcatgcctgtcggggatcaagacaaaccctgggcacctcatttcacctgtgagcactgcaaaaaaactctggaaggtaagatggacaattgttgctcggaattttatgttataaaatttgttaaaatttttaaaattgtaaaagtttttaattttaaaatgttttacaattttcaatgttattgaaaaaatatatcatatatgaaaaatgttgcgagaatctcttacacattagtcatgggtgaaataaatgtatttttgtaggatggtatagaggggaaaagagagccatgaagttcgctatcccaagaatttggcaggaacccactgaccactcaagcaactgctacttctgcatggtggacccttccaaacgtcggactggcaagaatgcacctgctatcacgtatccggatcttccttcatccatcgccccggtgccacactgccatgagctccccgtacccactcctccggagacagagcagccgtctttagaagagagcagcaagtcagagagcgaggaagacattgtagatccagatgacaatttcagaggtggagctgaggagagaaacccatactaccccaaccaaaaagactactcacttctaaatcttttgtagtcatttctgtattactttagtataaatacatgttaatttggattcatatgttgtttttttctgactttatgtgaacgaaaagacacagattcgcctgttttctcattggaaataggtcaatttcaaaatatcactgtcctggtcacaaaagcaaagtttgtggggaataatggccattttctatacttttgaggcataagcaattaggaaataacacttactacccaggaacaaaaattgtgttacatagtgtaattcaggactgaaagggttaagatccaacttgacaaCATTTTGAGACAAATGAATAGTTAGGAACCGGGCGGTCATACATGTTGTTCATATGTACATTTCTGTATGTACAGTAACATGCTGTTTCCTTGTACTTAATGCTCTGGTGTCATCTTGtggcaaattaaaaaacaacaattttgACTGGCTAGTTCtatctggttttatttatttatttatttatttatattattattattattattatttagaaaggTATAGATGGATTGGATAGTTTACCAGGTAGATACATGAAAAATAATCTGTATAATCTGATACAGTACTACTGATAACTAAATAATGTGAGTTAATAACAATTTTCATCACAATGTAATAAGAGAGTTTCCAGATATAAGCACAAATGTAAGTGTGGCACTATATACCCCGACAATAAGACACTCCCATTAACTTATGCGAAATCAAGTTTATAacaataatgttaatatcaaCTTGTGTCACAATTGGATGGATGTTTTTTAGATACGTGTGACATACATAGCATGGGAAAATCGGCTTCTTCCTGTAGATTTTCATTCTATTGAATGTGGCATCTTAATACGACCAACGTGGTtctttgaaatgttatattcGTCAAAATGAGCACAAGGTGAGATTGCACTTGACTGCTTTGAATACACTTGTTAGTGGGGAGATGTTTCGAGGGAACATACTCTTTACCACCAAGAGTAAAACGGCAACTGCTGAAAAGCACAATCAAATACCTGACATCTTTGGGggttgaataaataaaacaaatacaagtaTTGATCTGTTAATGTGATTTGCAAAACTTAAACAATACCACATTAATAAGCATAAACTACCAATATATCAAAGTGCACTGCAATCAAAAACTAAATGCATACACTGGTAGTGGTACAAACAGAAGTAAAATGTGGACCGTGCTGGATTCCACAGGTATTAAGCGTGGACCCGTGTGTATAATTGAACACACTCCTCGCTCTGTCTGTCCAGCGCAGTGTTGTCACACACGGTCGGATGTGACGCAGCGTGTTTTCCTGTGCGCTGTTTTCTAGTTGGAGCTGCTCAGAGAGGAGAGTGTGTGGAAAATGGCTGACGGAGTGGATCACATCGACATATACGCTGATGTGGGCGAAGAATTTAACCAGGtcattttttactattttttttttttttttactttaagaaatgcacaaaaagaaagaaaaaaaaatgcttggcaAGATTTTGAATTGCACATAAAAAGTAACCCGTGTACCTGAAACGTAATTGCACTTGATTTCTGATTTTGTAGTTGTACTACTGAGACGGTAGACCTCGGAGGGGATTTATTATTTTCTGAAATGGAGGAGAAATGCGATTCCATTTTTTAATGTTAAGGCAGACGAACCTCGGGGTTTTGTTTAACAGAAGTGCGGTGTTTGGAGTTGGGGAGTCGTGTGTTTGTAGAGGAGAACTCGAATGTTGTTGTATTATGTTGCGTGTTTGGGTCCCCCATTGTTTGTGTTGCATGGCTTGCAGTGGCGGGCTAGGCCCCGCACGGCGCCTCACGCTTTCGCGTCGTGCTTACGTGCGGCTCGGGGGAGCAACACAAACCGCATTTTCACTTGGAACCGTATTACATGACAGCAGTTGCGTCTAAAACAAgtaattattaatgtatttttttaattaatcgaCTATTTTAAGCACAGTAGCCGTCATTTGAGTCCTTTGCCGAATGACACAAGaaagtattttatttgaagtatttCACTTTTCCGAAGAAATTGTGAAATACTGCACACAACTGTACAACATAGTATAACAATACGTGTGAATTGTAACTAttgtaaagtgtgtgtgtatcgCAGCACGTTGAGCCGTACAGATTGTTTTCCCAAGCCCAATACTTCCATGagaacttgttttgttttgtactgacTGCATATTGCGTGCAATCTTAGACCTGTGTGAGAATTTATCGGACATTACATTTTGTAGTTAGTTAAGTTAAAGTAGCAATGTAGAATTAGTTTAAAATACATACCGAATCGAACATTTCTTTACTTACCACCAGTCTTTATTGCGAAGGAAATATATTTGAATACATGTTGTCATTAGCCAACACCCATTCGGATGATTATTCTCTTGTAAATGTAGTCGGTTGTCTTAAAGGCTTtgttttatatacctttttttttttttttaatttttttttttatataaaggctTGTGAGTTTAAAACCAGGACTGGCGATTAAGTGCTTGTTGTAAAGCAGCACATTGGTGTCCGATCTGTATTTTGAAGCCAGTTTTGTTTGTCACTGCTCAACCCACTGATTTTAACCTTTTAGTTTAAAGGTTACTTTCTTACTTGTTTTAGTTGAGTTTTGCATCAGGAGGCAGATAATCTACTGCCTGTGTCCAGATCTGTCTGCAactctatataaaaaaaacacaattggatACTCTCTTGCTGTTAAGTTCCTTTTGCTGCACTgtggtgggcagcagtgtggagtagtggttagggctctggactcttgaccggagggttgtgggttcaatccccagtggggacactgctgctgtacccttgagcaaggtactttacctagattgctccagtaaaaacccaactgtaaaatggataattgtatgtaaaaataatgtgatatcttgtaacaattgtaagtcgctctggataagggcgtctgctaagaaataaataataattattattactgattTTCAGAaatgttacttttattttttttaaataagctgtGCTTCAGTGCAGTAATAATTCAGTTTACATAGTTTAAGGTTTATTAACTAATATGAATTAAATTTCTTCCAAATTCTTCAGTGTACTTCTTAAAATAGACCAATTAAccaagttaaaaacaaaatgtatgtaatATGTTCAAGATTCATCTATTTGGCCTAGAACAAAGAACACTAGATTTTAAGAAAATcttaaatgtcattaaaaaaaaagttaaagccAGTGCTGTAAGTGCAGCAATTAAATGAAACAAGacacagttaaaaataaattgaagaaCAAATTGTTATCTTAAAAATAGGCTGTTTTGGTTTTGGGCCAAACTGACAACTTGTGTTCTTGTCATTCAGGAAGCTGAATATGGTGGCCATGATCAGATAGATCTGTATGATGATGTCATCTCTCCATCTGCAAACAATGGAGATGCTCCAGAGGACCGGGAATACATGGATTCCCACCCGACTGCCGGAGGAGATGACGGGGGTAAAGGACCCTCCTCAAATGTTGTCTATACGTACACTGGGAAGAGGATTGCCCTCTATATCGGGAATCTCACCTGGGTAAGTATTCCACTTGCATGGAATGTGTGACATTCGTAGTAAATAACTACCCAGGAGATATTGATATTCCGTTATAGCTGCATGCACAACTCCTAttcgttaacactagaaccgccacataCATTTTCGttctgaaaatgaaagacatactatcggatacaactcaaaagttttgttcatgaacatcatatctaacatttgcatcgcagaaaaactgtttaaaaggaaaattaaacataaaaggctttatttttaaaaatgagcacatatacagcacgactacaaacagtgaaacaataaaatatacatttcaaaagacaggtatgtacatatacccgttcaCAGGTGAACAGGtctatgtacatacaaaactataaaaccgaaatcattgtttctaatactacataaaaaaaaaaaatataacactacttccggtgtgaaggctgcattgtactctatggaggagcgtacgcgtctgccagctgactgtgcctgcatccaggagctgtgttgtaaacagacgcagttccattgaacactgtggtgtaaacacgtgtaaactggtacaaCAAACCTGTAAAATCGCATTTTTTTCCTAAAAGtaagataaaaaaagaatatataacgtacgtttcatattaggcacaagTTGTTATCATACATTTTGGTTTGCtgtgtgcatctgagtgcagcttgccatgttccaatcaaaatgactactttcaagattaaatatttccttctgatatattcctgttgcatttctggaacaaaacaaaggattgttACCTCCCcaggtacattgagaaataaagtataggctttcactgagttggcatcttggtgcaattgtacaaatccacaatcatagcaatctctctcgtagtcagtctacaaacaaagaaaggcttgaaatacaaaaataaaaaaacatgtgtgctataggaggagggggcgtgtcttgtttgctgcatttacaaaaaaaatagaatatcttgcgttatattaaaaaaaaaaaaaaaaaaaaaaaaagtgttgtaatgcatgggtcaaattgacccacatggcggttctaggtagaactgtttataactttaccatttttgcgattctggctattaAACGCTGTTATgctatttaattcatatatttagaaaGTTAAAAACGGACATaaacatacgatttacaacggaagagtaattaacattttaaatccaaaatgggtcaaattgacccggatggcggttctagtgttaacctaCGTACTCGAGTTGAGTGTGATTCACTACACCGATTGAATAATTtaaatagatgttttatttttatttcagtggaCAACTGATGAAGACTTGACAGATGCCATTCAGTCTGTTGGAATAAATGATGTTTTGGAGATTAAGTTCTTTGAAAATCGGGCTAATGGCCAGTCAAAGGGGTAAAGTATGAGTTATACTTGCTGCAAAGTAATTCAATTGTCTGTGTAATCTAACAGAGTGAAGGGCTTAGAGCCGCGATACCCGTGCTTTAAATCCCATTTTAGGCAGGGACTGCTGTGATTGGGATGCGTTGCAGTTTACCTCCTTTAATCTGTTGCAACCTTGACTTAGTATTGCGTCCAAGCATAACCCCACAGAAGTGATGTAGCCCTCTttgaaaacaagctgtaaaatcATGTGGGCCCTTTTCTGTTTCCAGATTAGTGACCAAACTTTAAAGTATTGTCTTCAAACTCATTGCACTGTGACTGTCTTCTGATACAAATTTCCAGTGGTCATGTTACTTTTTGGCTTTTGGATCATGGAGACCAAATGCTGTCAGATGCTGGCTTTAGATTTGATATGTAGATGTATTTTAATGTAGGTCATTGGAAAATCCTGCAATTCTCAAAGCTGTCCATTAAAATTCTGTGTATCATATTCTTGGAAACCTTGCTAAGTCGTCCTTTGCTGATGTTGGTTTTCAACGTTTGTTCTAACAATTAGGTTCGCCCTTATTTGTGTTGGATCCGAGGCGTCCTCCAGGAAACTGATAGACCTGCTTTCCAAGAGGGAACTTCATGGACAGAACCCTATCATCACGCCATGCAACAAACAGTCACTGAGTCAGTTTGAAATGCAATCCAGAAAAAGTATGTGAATGAGTAACTGAATGCATGTCAACAATTGTAGATAATGTGCCTTTAGCAAGGCCATTAAAAACGCAATGGCTGAACAGATAATCAGTTCATACTGTGGCTTATGATTTTCTTTAATTGTAAAAGTGTGATTAATTAATTTGTATGTATGAGAGTGAATGTGGTGACATTCTAAATGTTTGTTGTCTAACAACCCCCCCCCTTTCTCCCCCCATATAACCCTTGTCTATAAACTTGAATACCAGTCCCTACTGGGAAGCTGCTAATTTATTACAGTACAAGGCTGGaaataacactcccattgcatagcagtttgatccattccataTTTTTCTATGTGctggattagccacagtgtgttcCTCAGACGTGTCTTTAAGAGCATAGAAAAACCTGTGCAATGGTAGTCTTGTTGAAAACAAGTTAAAGTAGCAACATTTAAATTTATGAATGCTTTAGCTTACTTTCAGAAACTTGCTTTCAGTGCGCCTTTTGACCCCTCATATTTAGAAATACGAACACTTCTGTTCTGCCTGGAGGgaggaaaaaacttttttttttttttttttctccttgtttGTAGGCACACAGTCCGGACAGATGTCTGGCGAAGGCAAAGCTGGCCCCCCAGGAGTTAATTCCCGTGGAGGATTCACCCTGGGCAGAGGGCGAGGGCGCTTCCCAGGGCCTCCTGGTCCTGGTGGGGACAGGTTCCCAGGGCCTGGTGGACCAGGAGGGCCGCCCCCACCTTTCCCAGGTAAAACCCTCCCCCCACcacccttccaaaaaaaaaaaaaaaacccctcaaCTCCACCAATGTGCCTCAGCCCTGCTTTGGAAGGACCACCCTCTATGGGGGTGTGTGGGTGGTTCAGCCAGCTTGCCCATCTTTTCCTTAGTGCCTCTGTGCGTTACTGCCAGCGAAGGTGCCAGTTGTGATTGTGGTTTTTTTTCCACTAGGATCTGGGCTGAGACTACCTGAACTCATTTCACATAGGCTCCAGGACAGCCATCTGATGGAAATGAGTTTCAATTGCTTCCAACCTGGGCGGGATTCGAACTGGCGACCCAGAGGTGAAAGGCCTCATACCCTATTGCTGGTTTTATGTTAAGAATCAAGATTTATTGGGGTGACCCAAAGCTGAGCCCAGCTTTTTAAACTGTGTCAACTAAGTCAAAATATAACTAGTTTGAAAATGGGTGGTGGCTTTTGAGTAAGGATGGGGAACTGTTTTGTTGGTGTGTGGGTTTGGTGATAAGAGAATGGATATTTGGCTAATTGGCTAAGAGGGAGGGAGTGGTGGGGGTAGGTGTCTGTCTTTTATCCTAAATTAGGGATGTTCTTAAGATATGATTCCAGACTGGGATTTAACTTTTGAAGTCTGTGTAACACTCAGCAGCCCCCTCTCCCCTGAGCGGTTTCTAAAAAGGTGCCACAGACACTCAGAGGCCACCAGTGTACAGCTTGGGTTAGAGGTGCATTTTAAAGAGTTGACCATACCAATATATTCGTGTTGGGACAAGCATTCTTACAGTTAATActttttgaatattctttcaaaactaggattaatttattttttataatcttcaGGGTGACTTTCCTTCCCTGTAGGTAATAGTAAAATTAAACACAGTACACACTTATGTTTTACTTCTCGGCCCATAACAACTTGCAACAAACTCCCAGTTAAGCTGTGTAGTGCACAAGTCTGTGCTGGCCTGCCGTCTTAATTTGCTtgcattaaggtttttttttttttttcttttagtttaatACCATGTTTCCCTCGGCCGCTTTGATAACTGTCTCATTTGTTTTCTCTTGGCAGCTGACTGAAGGCAAAGTCTTTTGCCCCACAGTTTTATGGATATGTTTGTCAATGAACCTAGACTGCGTATGTGTATTGCAAATTAACTAACGTTTGCTTGGCTATTGAAATACTTGTCCTAGCACCAACATATATTTGACTGTTTGAGAccattgcttttttatttcctTAAGAGGAGTGTTCCTTGGCAGGGATCTAACAGAGATCACTGACAAGAGTTCAAAACACTAAGTGGTCTGGCAGACttggttaaaatatgaaatatgctTGCCAGCATGAGCAAGCTACAGTTCAGCCAGAAACCTCCATTTCACCCAAAATAAAACCCACCTTGTTTACCAGCAGCAGGATGCAGCTTAATAATTTGGTACAATACACTTAAGTGTGTTAACAAAAGTATTTCTAATTCAGGTTGTGTCAACTTATTTCCATGCATTTCACAGTATAAAAattggtatttcaagatatttcatgatttattaaagcagaaaaattgCAATGTCAAGTTCAAAATTGATCACTCGGGTTATTATGCAACAAATGTTCCAGATTATATAAATGGTTAcctaaaaacagtaaatgctaaactatagaataccgttttttttttattatttccaccTTTTAGACATTCTattttgagtgatttatcaaacaATGAAAACATACTTGTACTTTACAGAGTGATCTTCAGCAgaaatattcattttttatttatttatttatttatttttttaaaataaatttagtcattgccaattatttttattattttctcccaatttggaatggccaattattttattatgctcagctcaccgctaccacccctgcgctgactcgggagggcgaagacaaacacacactgtccaccgaagtgtgtgctgtcagccgaccgctttttttcacactgcggactcactgtgcagccacccaagagttacagcgtcggaggacaatgcagctctcgggcagcttacaggcaagcctgcaggtgcccggccagaccacaggggtcgctggtacgcggtgagccgaggacaccctggccgacctaagcctccctccccccgggcgatgcttggccaattgagcgccggcccctgggagctcccgtcctcggtcggcaaaggaatagcctggactcgaacccgcgacgtccagactatagggcgcatcctgcactctatgcaagtgcttttactggatgcgccatttgGGAGCCCCCAAAATATTTCTAATCTTTGATGCAAGAAATTGTGCAGATCTATGccgtgtgttcaatcatttaccagaagcaaactaaaccagctgccaggttcctaaatgcagtgtaatgggtagtgcgtcaataaggcaaatgtttgctgtatttgtttaagtgataataaaattatatttacactgttctttcagaaatggcAATTTTCACGGGGAAttacatattacatggcaatggaTATGTTTAATGGAAATCAGTGATAACAATGAAAAACATGCAGCCTGACGCATGAGGGGGAAATGTCCCGTGTTCATTATGAAGTCCCTCCTGAATGACACTTGTGTGCAGCCTGTGCAGAACTAGCTCCTTTTTTGATCTCTTGTGATAGATTTCTGTTTTCTAAAAGTGCAGCACTGATCATTATACATCTTCCATTAAATGTGCAGCactttgtttctttaaatgtttcAACAAGGGACTTAAGTTTTAAGTAAATATACTAGCTGTCGAACACAATTATATAAGGGCTGGATGAGCTTGATGCATTCTATACAAGAAGTTTAATTGTCATTGTTGACATGAGTGGGATCACATTTTTTCAACAGATTTGAAATCAACTTTTAAggctttctaaaataaatgtaacactttactgtttcttttatttctctctcaAGGAGCAATGCAAGGACCACCTCGCCCCCCTCTCGGCCCTCCTGGTCCACCAGGCCACCCCGGGCCACCCCCACCTGGGCAGAATATGCTACCGCCCCTCTCGGGTCCCCCAAACCGTGGTGATCGCCCTCCACCACCAGTCATGTTCCCTGGACAGCCATTCGGTCAGCCCCCCATGGGTCCCCTCCCTCCCGGCCCCCCTCCCCCAGTCCCTGGCTACGGACTGCCTCCTGGCCCCCCTCCCCCACAGCAGGGTCCTCCCCCACCCCCTGGACCATTCCCTCCCCGTCCGCCAGGCCCCATTGGGCCCCCCATTGCCATGGCCCCCccaccacacctctctgggccCCCTCCAGGGGCTCCTCCACCAGCACCCCATGTCAATCCTGCATTCTTCCCACCTCCTAACAACAGTGGCATGCCCTCTTCCGACAGCCGGGGCCCTCCTCCAGATCCTTATGGACGCCCGCCACCTTATGACAGAGGGGACTATGGTCCAGCTGGCAGGTAATTTTGGATGGCCTGTCTTCTCAAATGTCTGCACAGTTGCATTCTGGAACTCTCTTGTTTTGATGTTCTGTTGTACTGTGTACTGCTGTTCCTTTTTGTTTCTCCTTTCTCTAATCTGGCTGTCCACAAAGGTTGTGTGCTCTTAGTCACATAGTCCACAAAAGTGGATATGCATTCTCCAGGT
Above is a window of Acipenser ruthenus chromosome 14, fAciRut3.2 maternal haplotype, whole genome shotgun sequence DNA encoding:
- the LOC117419347 gene encoding cleavage and polyadenylation specificity factor subunit 6 isoform X1; the encoded protein is MADGVDHIDIYADVGEEFNQEAEYGGHDQIDLYDDVISPSANNGDAPEDREYMDSHPTAGGDDGGKGPSSNVVYTYTGKRIALYIGNLTWWTTDEDLTDAIQSVGINDVLEIKFFENRANGQSKGFALICVGSEASSRKLIDLLSKRELHGQNPIITPCNKQSLSQFEMQSRKSTQSGQMSGEGKAGPPGVNSRGGFTLGRGRGRFPGPPGPGGDRFPGPGGPGGPPPPFPGSGLRLPELISHRLQDSHLMEMSFNCFQPGRDSNWRPRGAMQGPPRPPLGPPGPPGHPGPPPPGQNMLPPLSGPPNRGDRPPPPVMFPGQPFGQPPMGPLPPGPPPPVPGYGLPPGPPPPQQGPPPPPGPFPPRPPGPIGPPIAMAPPPHLSGPPPGAPPPAPHVNPAFFPPPNNSGMPSSDSRGPPPDPYGRPPPYDRGDYGPAGSNPRPSLICGYDLGSRDPWINEGVVNLKNGDQNLRESSDSGEMDAARTPLSEAEFEEIMNRNRAISSSAISRAVSDASAADYGSAIETLVTAISLIKQSKVSADDRCKVLISSLQDCLHGIESKSYGSGSSLSGESRSGVPFRRRERSRERDHSRSREKSRRHKSRSRDRHEDYYRERSRDRERHRERDRDRERDREREYRHR
- the LOC117419347 gene encoding cleavage and polyadenylation specificity factor subunit 6 isoform X9 → MADGVDHIDIYADVGEEFNQEAEYGGHDQIDLYDDVISPSANNGDAPEDREYMDSHPTAGGDDGGKGPSSNVVYTYTGKRIALYIGNLTWWTTDEDLTDAIQSVGINDVLEIKFFENRANGQSKGFALICVGSEASSRKLIDLLSKRELHGQNPIITPCNKQSLSQFEMQSRKSTQSGQMSGEGKAGPPGVNSRGGFTLGRGRGRFPGPPGPGGDRFPGPGGPGGPPPPFPGAMQGPPRPPLGPPGPPGHPGPPPPGQNMLPPLSGPPNRGDRPPPPVMFPGQPFGQPPMGPLPPGPPPPVPGYGLPPGPPPPQQGPPPPPGPFPPRPPGPIGPPIAMAPPPHLSGPPPGAPPPAPHVNPAFFPPPNNSGMPSSDSRGPPPDPYGRPPPYDRGDYGPAGREMDAARTPLSEAEFEEIMNRNRAISSSAISRAVSDASAADYGSAIETLVTAISLIKQSKVSADDRCKVLISSLQDCLHGIESKSYGSGSRRERSRERDHSRSREKSRRHKSRSRDRHEDYYRERSRDRERHRERDRDRERDREREYRHR
- the LOC117419347 gene encoding cleavage and polyadenylation specificity factor subunit 6 isoform X8, whose translation is MADGVDHIDIYADVGEEFNQEAEYGGHDQIDLYDDVISPSANNGDAPEDREYMDSHPTAGGDDGGKGPSSNVVYTYTGKRIALYIGNLTWWTTDEDLTDAIQSVGINDVLEIKFFENRANGQSKGFALICVGSEASSRKLIDLLSKRELHGQNPIITPCNKQSLSQFEMQSRKSTQSGQMSGEGKAGPPGVNSRGGFTLGRGRGRFPGPPGPGGDRFPGPGGPGGPPPPFPGSGLRLPELISHRLQDSHLMEMSFNCFQPGRDSNWRPRGAMQGPPRPPLGPPGPPGHPGPPPPGQNMLPPLSGPPNRGDRPPPPVMFPGQPFGQPPMGPLPPGPPPPVPGYGLPPGPPPPQQGPPPPPGPFPPRPPGPIGPPIAMAPPPHLSGPPPGAPPPAPHVNPAFFPPPNNSGMPSSDSRGPPPDPYGRPPPYDRGDYGPAGREMDAARTPLSEAEFEEIMNRNRAISSSAISRAVSDASAADYGSAIETLVTAISLIKQSKVSADDRCKVLISSLQDCLHGIESKSYGSGSRRERSRERDHSRSREKSRRHKSRSRDRHEDYYRERSRDRERHRERDRDRERDREREYRHR